Genomic window (Psilocybe cubensis strain MGC-MH-2018 chromosome 1, whole genome shotgun sequence):
GGTATGTTATTGTGCCAAAGGTCATGGGAGTATTAACTTACACGCCAGCTTTCTGCTGTTGTTCGCCCTACCCGTACATTTTGTCTTTTCCGTCGTTGCATACATCCAGCTCACCTCTTTCCAGGCGCTCTTGTTGATATGGACACTGTGCGTTTCCGTCTTTTCCCGGTTTCTTCCTGCGTGGCACTCATTTTTGCCCCTCCCAGATCGAACTCAAGGCCAAGGATCTCTGCGACAAGGAAAAGGTAGACTTGGAGACTATCGTCATCGACGACGTCTTCAAGCTCCTCCAGTGCGACAAGAATGGTCTCTCAGAGGAGGAGGCCGCCCGCCGTCTCGAGCTCAACAagttggaggtggatgagCAGAATCCTTTCCTCCAAGTACGTGTTGCCTTTTTTCCCTCTTTCCTGTGTTTGCATGCTTACCTCGGTCCCAAGTTCTTGTCCTTCATGTGGAATCCCCTCTCCTGGGTCAtggaagctgctgccctcgTCACTATTGTCCTCTCCAACGGACAGGGCCAACCTCCTGACTGGCCCGACTTTGTCGGTATCATCCTCCTGCTTTTCATCAACTCTGCTATTGGTTTCTATGAGGAACACAACGCTGGAAACGCTGTCAAAGCCCTCATGGACTCTCTCGCACTCAAGGCCAAGGTCAAGCGTGCTGGCAACTGGTCAGAAATTGAGTCGGCTACTCTTGTCCCCGGTAACATGATCTCTTTCAAAATTGGAGACATCGTCCCCGCCGACTGCCGTCTTACTGAAGCTATCAACGTCTCCATCGACCAGGCTGCCTTCACCGGTGAATCCCTCCCCCAGTCCAGAAGAACGGCAATCAGTGCTTCTCGTGAGTGTCCTTTTTCCCTGATGACAAAATTTTTCTCGTTACTTACCAAAATTTCCGTTACTTAGGGGTTCTACCTGCAAGCAGGGTGAAGCTGAGGGTGTTGTTAGATAATTGAGGGTTATGTTT
Coding sequences:
- a CDS encoding ATPase 6, plasma membrane-type, with protein sequence MGDPPGALVDMDTIELKAKDLCDKEKVDLETIVIDDVFKLLQCDKNGLSEEEAARRLELNKLEVDEQNPFLQFLSFMWNPLSWVMEAAALVTIVLSNGQGQPPDWPDFVGIILLLFINSAIGFYEEHNAGNAVKALMDSLALKAKVKRAGNWSEIESATLVPGNMISFKIGDIVPADCRLTEAINVSIDQAAFTGESLPQSRRTAISASRVLPASRVKLRVLLDN